The genomic window GCGATGTGATCGATGTCCGGTTGAAAGCCGTAGTCCGCCATTATGTCCGCCCCGATGTTCTCCCAGTACTTGTGGTCGAACAGCACCACCTTGTCGCAGGCGCGGCAGATAAGGTGATGATGCCGTACTTGGTTTATCCACTCGTATCGGTACTCGCCTCCGCCCATATCAGTCTCCGACACCAGCCGCATCTGTTTCAGGACGCCCAGTG from Chloroflexota bacterium includes these protein-coding regions:
- a CDS encoding transcriptional repressor, with the translated sequence MKTSYPFMDVSTVYRTLGVLKQMRLVSETDMGGGEYRYEWINQVRHHHLICRACDKVVLFDHKYWENIGADIMADYGFQPDIDHIALFGVCHECLERGDSG